In Brassica napus cultivar Da-Ae chromosome C2, Da-Ae, whole genome shotgun sequence, the sequence catcatccaaaatatatgaTTGCCTCTTAGGTTCTACTACCAGTGGAATGTAACTCATATTCAGCCTCTTTAAACACGGATCTATGCTCTTCTTCTTGCATATCCTCTCTTTCAAAAACGAATAAGTGATCTCATCCAATGTCTTAAAGGATATACCATACAAACGACTATCGCTTGGAATCCATTCATAATCATCTCCAGATTTCGCATAATGTCCATCATAGTCGAAGTGTATGTTTGTAGAAGAATAACCCATTATTTGTTGtaccaaataaaaattatacaattaaaGTAATCCTAGTTATACAGTTTTGCTATTAAAGTAATACTAAGTTATACTTTTTTACACATTTTTGTCAATAGTTAAGTTTCACCTAATTACACTTTTATCGTTCACCCTATTCATTCCGGATTTCAGCTTTGATAATCCAATTCCATAACAAACACACCATACAAATCCCAAACATTCCCGTTATCCCCTAATTGACACCCAAATATTCGAAATCTACTGCTAACAATCccaaccaaaagaaaaacatttcttCCTTCATTCGAGTCCACTATGATGGGGTTATAAGATACAGACCAAGATAATGCTTTACCTGAAGTATATTTGACCTGGGTTGGGGATCAATTTCTCATCCACGCGAGCCGCAATCTCCTTTACATTCGAAGGATTGCTCGTACAAGAGTTCCAGGTTTCTTCGCCTACCCGCCAAATtcgagaagagagagagaattagGGAGGAGAGAGaacaattaaaactaaaaaacaaaatgaacaaAATCCACCTGGACAAGAGAGAGATAAATCACGTTTTTTTCTGATTGGTCAAGTAGAGGAGCGTTTTGATTGGCCAAGTAGAGAGAATTTTGATTGGTCAAGTAGAGAGGGGCACTTTCGACTTTAACCATCGAGGTGAAGAGTATCTTAATGGATAAGAGTATGACAGATCACGTGAGAGTACGCCGAATCACTTTTTGCCTCATTAAGAGTATCTGAGCACTTTACTCAACAACTACTACGACCTGgcttgatttataaacatcacTAATGCAAATTTGAATTGATAGAAGGATTTTGATACAATGAGAAACCTCTGAAACTTAAAATCAGTAttagacaagcattaaaatctTACAAAACATGAAACACCTTTTTTCTCTTTGTCTTGGTGTGTCTTCTCTTCTCCACAGTTTGAATCATGAGCAACCCAAGCCTATACTTTAGAATtaacttttttcttcttcttgacttTCTTATGTGCTTCTGACATGTCTCTTCCATCATTTAAAAGACATTTCACGCCTCTTCTTAGGGTTGGGATCtgggtttccttttctcatcATTGCCACAAACTCCTCATAGTTTATCCTCCCATCCTACACAAATGAAatgtttcttttataaatatttattgttgaaTGTTCATCAAAGTTATCAAAGTTAGTGAAAAGGGTCTTTCTTACATTGTCTCCATCAACCTCAGAGATGATTTCTTTAATGTCCCTGCCATCATTCATGCCGAACTCCCTCAGGGCTTGCTCCAGCTCTTCCATTGTAATATATCTAGAAACCAACACCATCATTTTGTTTAGTTGGTTTCAACTAAACTATATCAGAAACTGTTTATATACAATGTTCTGGTTGCTTACCCACTGTTGTCTTTGTCAAAGTGTTGGAATGCTGAGTAGAGATGCTCTTCTCTGTCAAGTCTATTGATGTGCATTGTTGCTGCTATAAATTCTCCATAGTCTATTGTTCCATTTCCGTCCGCATCAGCCTATaggaaacataaacaaaaatcaGTTATTTATGCATCTTAGTAGATAGAAAGATAGCACacaagaacaaaagaaaaagtctTACTGCTTCCATTAGTTGCTGGACTTCATATTCAGACAACCTTGTACCTTGCTTGGCAAGTCCCTGTCTTAGTTCCTCAAGAGTTATTGTTCCGCTGTCATCAGTGTCCATGCCTTTAAACATCTCCTTCAGCCCCATGATTTCTTCCTCTGATAAGCACCCGGCTATAACCTGTTTATGAGGCCAGTGAGACCAATAGagtcatcatcatatattatgtatatgcTTTTGAGAAGACAGAATAAACTTACCCTTAAAGCAACTTTCTTGAAATTGTTCATCGCTTTGAATTGCTTGAGCCTTGACATAACAGCATTGTCAAGAGGAACATCTGGTGCTTCTCCATCCTCCTTGATCCATGGATGGTCTttaaggaaaacaaaaaaaatgttattatagGAGCTGCATTCTTGTTCTTGAAATAGGAAGGTGCTTACTGAGAACTTGAGCAGCGGTTAATCTCTGTTTTGGATCAGAGTTTAGCATCTTCCTAACAAGATCCTTTGCCTGATGTGAGATGGCTGGCCATGGATCGGTCGAAAAATCAATCTGTCCGCTTAGAATGGCGTTGAAAATCCCATTCTCCGACTCTGTACAAATATGAATGATAGatcaaatttttatgtttttgttttgagatagatagatagatagataaagaGCGAGTCAACGATCTTATAATTACCAGCCCAGAAAGGTGGAACACCGGACAAGAGGATATACAACATGACACCAATGCTCCAAATATCAGCCTCTGGTCCATACTTCCTCTTCAAAACCTCAGGTGCAATGTAATAAGCACTTCCCACAATATCTTTAAACTCCTCTCCTGGCTTGTAAAAAACAGACAGACCAAAGTCTGTTGCCTTGAGAGGAGAGTTCTCATCTTTGTTAAGAAGCAAAAAGTTCTCAGGCTTCAAGTCCCTATGAATAACCCCCATGGAATGACAAGTATGGATAATCTGAACAATGGTCCTTAGCAAGGAAGCAGCGGCTCTCTCAGAGTAATGTCCTTTAGCAATGATCCTATCGAACAACTCTCCTCCTGCGCAAAGCTCCATGACCAAATGCACTGAATGTTTATCCTCATAGGCTCCTTTAAGCTCCACGATGTTCGGTTGACCCGTCAAGTGGTGCATTATCTGCACCTCTCTTCTCACATCTTCGATGTCCTCTTTGTTCACCAGCTTTCTCTTGGCGATGGTTTTGCACGCGAACTGCAGACCCGTGGCCTTTTGTGTGCAGAGATGTGTCACGCCAAACTGTCCTCGACCGAGCTCTTTCCCTAAGGTGTATGAGCTTTTTATATCTTCCATTGGTCGGCCTAAGACGGGACCTATGGGGCCTTGTTTGGTTGCAGGAGGGGGAGATGCTGGTGGGTGTCTAGAAGCTTTCACAGAGGCTTCAGCACTGACTCCATTTTCATAAGTGGGTTCGCCATTGTTGTTCCCTGTGTCTCGTCCGCAACAATTTCCCATTGTTGCTTAAAGGGCAAGGGGAGAGGAAGAAAGCTCTCAaccaagaagagaaaaaaaaaatacgatttttgaaagatttttttttttctcttcttactTCCTCTGTCTgtttgtttagggtttggtttcTTCTTTAGCAAGAAATGTTTAGGAGGTTTTGCTTATGAAATGGCTATGAATAgcatttttctgtttttgcaAGTAGTTTTCTTTTTGCTGGCCTTCAGTTTTTCAAAACGTCTCCTAGGAACCACACGCCTCTCTGTGCTTTGTTAATTTAAGCTATATTAGATTTGTTTATTTTAGGAATTTTTACAAAAGGTTGAGAGCATTTCATGGAGAATTTGGAAGGTTGCTTGTATATTATAATGTCTAATTTgaacattatattatataatatttgaaattatttgGAATAAGAATACAAGAAATAGAGAGAAAATTATAGGATGAGGCTCTAGTTTCAGTAAGTAGGGATTGATGGGTCGACCTTGAGAGAATAAGCTTGTATTCCACCAGCCACAGTGTGTACACTCTTGAAGCCCTGTGGAACAAGACGAGACAAGACAACACATCAAGATGTTAACAAACTAATATGATAAGGAGCTGGAACAGCGTTTTACCTGAGACTGCAGCCAGTTTGCGACTTTCAACGACCTGCCACCAGCCTTACACTTGCATATATAGGAAACAAAGGCCACGACTCAGAACTTAAGAATCATTTTAACATCTGAGGTTTCTTTAGTCATATCATCATCTTAAAATCATTAGAGACCATAGTAAGAGTTGAGCAACTAAACTTTTTTTCAAGCTTATAGCATATGTATTGGCGGATGAGACTTAACAACATACCATGACGAATGTATCCTTGTCAGGGTTCAGCTTTGAAGTGATTTCTGGCGCCCAGGTTTCAAATTGGCGGAGAGGGAACACTTGAAATCCAGGCAAGGATGCTTTGGCTCTGGTACAAGTAGTAACAAAAACAATGTAAACTACTATGGATACTTTGTCATTCTTCTAAGATCAATTGTATCTAAGAAAATCAAACTCTGCAAAATACACACACATCATAAGTTTGTCATATATTTAGAGAGTAGGAAGCTTAATCCATTGGCCTCCAGTGAAGAAGGAAAAGTATTATGTCTAAGATGAGAAATAGAAAGGAAATTACATCTCGTCAGGTTCTCTGACGTCAACTAACTGAGCCTCTTCCATGAAAAGTGGATCTTGCATTTTGGAATGCAGCTCCTCCACCTGGATATCTTTCACAGGTTCCCTGTCAATATAATTCTTTTCCCGTTACAACAGTCGGTAGAAAACGTCAGAGGATGGTTTACAGAAGAGTTATACCTCTCAGATAGAACTTGCAATAAGTGCCAGCCAAATTGGGTTTTACACGTCACCACATGATTAAGCTCTGCTTTAAACGCAGCTTCCTCAAACTCTGGTACCTGAAAACAATTTGAAGTGGTCTAGTCTATCATTCTCTTATTGTTGCAGGAACTTGCCAAAGTTCTTCCAAGCATTGCGGAACTACTTCTATCATTGGTTACAATCTACTAGTTCCAGTTGCAATTGCACATGAATGTGAATACTAACAGTTAATGAAGCAAGGATAATTATTACAACACACAATTGCCTGTGACAATATAATATCAATACCAATCTCATAACAATTTTGAAGAGAGGCATTACCATTTGACCTAGTTTGACCCATCCAAGTAAGCCACCCTCCTTTTTGGAAGGACAAATAGAGTACTCAGCTGCAAGATCACTCATATCCTCTCCTTCACAAcgaaaaaaaatacttgaatcTCAGTACTCTAGAAACAACGGAAGGTTATCTAACTGTCTAAGTTTTACAGGCCTATATAGGAATCGAACGGATGAAAAGAGAATAAAGGAATCAGACCATCCAAGATTCTCTTCTGGAGCTCAGCAAAGAGCGCAGAATCACCCTCCTGCCCAAGCACATGCTGCACCAGAATCTCTCTAGTTGGACTACTCCCACTGCTAAACGAAGCTGAAgctggaagaagaaaaagatacaTACATAATCACAAGCTCGCAATCAAGTCTTTGAGGTACAGCGCGTAAGGGGAGAAACAGTTAGGTACCTCTCGCTTTGAGAGCCGAGAAGCCAGAGAGCCTAATCTGGTACGGGGAAAGAACGCGCGACCGGAGCGTAGAGAACCGTCCGCCGAGAAATGAACGGGAGAAGGTCGAGAACCAGCGGGGATGTGGAGGAGATGCGAAAGCGAGTGTGGGAACAGCGGAGAGTCTCAGAGCGGCGGAGACACATGCTGCCGCCGGAGATGGCGCCGGTGAAAGAATCCCGGTCACTCTAAACATATTGAGGGGGATCAAGTGGACTTCGAAtgtggaagagagagagagtctacCACTTAAGTTAAGGATAAGTGTGGGTCCCACATAAAATTGCTTTTATTATGGTCACAACTTTCGAGTAATTCTCGGAATGTTTAGAACTTGTATTGAACTTGGAAAGATACAttagaggaatacatttttgAGATACTAAGCTGACGAGTAAACAAGTACTCTCAGCCTCTCAGGGCCTAAAGCTAGCAAGAGCAAACAGAATCTTCTAGAAACATAAGTCAGCAGAATCAACCGATCCTAGCCCAAAAAACATAAGAGCATCAGCACTGGTTGACCCCCCAACTGGAGTTCAcccaaattttttaatattttttggtgaGGCCATAAATAGTTATGAACCTGTATTTGTTGTTTTCTGCATTAGTGAACCCGAAGAAGGAGTtcataggaataaaataataatataaattaaaaaaaaaaattagaaataattcagaatacatgaataaaatattaaaatatattataaaattttgaaatttttttattcaatacattaagagtagattacataaatagagaaattcaaaaatatacaaagcttattcatcttcatcaccaaacttttgccaaatattttccactaaatcagctttcaatCGAGCATGCTTCTCTAAATCTTGAACTTCTCTGCGGATGCCTAATATATCACCGACATGAATACTATCTCTGCTTCTCACCCTTGAACTTCTGCTGGACTCTCCTGACTCAAACTCAGATGTATTAATTTGAGCGTATCCGTGTCGTTCgttctctactatcatattgtgtaaTATGACACAAGTTTTCATTATCTTTCCTATCTTTGCGTTGTCCCATTGTAGAGCTGGGTTTTTAACAATTGCAAACCTcgattgcaatactccaaaagcccgttcgacatcttttctggcGGATTCTTGCTTTTCAGCAAATTTCTCGGCTTTACGACCTTGAGGAAGTGagatggattggataaatgtaGCCCAATTTGTATAAATTCCGTCAGTAAGATAGTAGGCCatacgataagtgtggttgttgaccttgaacttaactttaggtgctcgaccatgtaagatgtcatcaaaaacatgtGACCGATctagaacattgatatcgttgagTGTACCTGGTAAGCCGAAaaatgcgtgccatatccaaagatcttgtgatgcaacagcttctaagacaattgtcggctttcctgaaccacgtgtgaactgacctttccaagccgttgggcagtttttccactcccagtgcatacagtcgatgctgccTATCATCCCCGGAAACCCCCGTACCTCTCCAACATCGAGtaatcgttgaagatcctctGGTGTAGGTCTTCGTAGAaactcatctccaaacaactgtaTTATTGCATCAGTGAAATTTGCCAAACATAAACGTGATATACTGTctccaagtcggagatattcgtcatatgTATCTCTCGACTGACCATATGCGAGCATATGTATagctgccgtacacttttgaagGGGAGAAAGCCCGTACCTTCCCGCAGCATCTCTTGTTTGCTGAAAGTATGGAACTTCACTACTTAGACGCT encodes:
- the LOC106425808 gene encoding calcium-dependent protein kinase 34-like — its product is MGNCCGRDTGNNNGEPTYENGVSAEASVKASRHPPASPPPATKQGPIGPVLGRPMEDIKSSYTLGKELGRGQFGVTHLCTQKATGLQFACKTIAKRKLVNKEDIEDVRREVQIMHHLTGQPNIVELKGAYEDKHSVHLVMELCAGGELFDRIIAKGHYSERAAASLLRTIVQIIHTCHSMGVIHRDLKPENFLLLNKDENSPLKATDFGLSVFYKPGEEFKDIVGSAYYIAPEVLKRKYGPEADIWSIGVMLYILLSGVPPFWAESENGIFNAILSGQIDFSTDPWIKEDGEAPDVPLDNAVMSRLKQFKAMNNFKKVALRVIAGCLSEEEIMGLKEMFKGMDTDDSGTITLEELRQGLAKQGTRLSEYEVQQLMEAADADGNGTIDYGEFIAATMHINRLDREEHLYSAFQHFDKDNSGYITMEELEQALREFGMNDGRDIKEIISEVDGDNDGRINYEEFVAMMRKGNPDPNPKKRREMSFK
- the LOC106425808 gene encoding calcium-dependent protein kinase 34-like isoform X1, with translation MGNCCGRDTGNNNGEPTYENGVSAEASVKASRHPPASPPPATKQGPIGPVLGRPMEDIKSSYTLGKELGRGQFGVTHLCTQKATGLQFACKTIAKRKLVNKEDIEDVRREVQIMHHLTGQPNIVELKGAYEDKHSVHLVMELCAGGELFDRIIAKGHYSERAAASLLRTIVQIIHTCHSMGVIHRDLKPENFLLLNKDENSPLKATDFGLSVFYKPGEEFKDIVGSAYYIAPEVLKRKYGPEADIWSIGVMLYILLSGVPPFWAESENGIFNAILSGQIDFSTDPWPAISHQAKDLVRKMLNSDPKQRLTAAQVLNHPWIKEDGEAPDVPLDNAVMSRLKQFKAMNNFKKVALRVIAGCLSEEEIMGLKEMFKGMDTDDSGTITLEELRQGLAKQGTRLSEYEVQQLMEAADADGNGTIDYGEFIAATMHINRLDREEHLYSAFQHFDKDNSGYITMEELEQALREFGMNDGRDIKEIISEVDGDNDGRINYEEFVAMMRKGNPDPNPKKRREMSFK
- the LOC111202832 gene encoding rhodanese-like/PpiC domain-containing protein 12, chloroplastic encodes the protein MFRVTGILSPAPSPAAACVSAALRLSAVPTLAFASPPHPRWFSTFSRSFLGGRFSTLRSRVLSPYQIRLSGFSALKARASASFSSGSSPTREILVQHVLGQEGDSALFAELQKRILDGEDMSDLAAEYSICPSKKEGGLLGWVKLGQMVPEFEEAAFKAELNHVVTCKTQFGWHLLQVLSEREPVKDIQVEELHSKMQDPLFMEEAQLVDVREPDEIAKASLPGFQVFPLRQFETWAPEITSKLNPDKDTFVMCKAGGRSLKVANWLQSQGFKSVHTVAGGIQAYSLKVDPSIPTY